In Rhodothermus marinus DSM 4252, a single genomic region encodes these proteins:
- a CDS encoding RNA polymerase sigma factor, translating into MNSPKATPRALLAHLDELYRLAQLLTSDAEAAARLVRDVYREALASPPPADQARTWLVARLLHHARLAESTDEPVLTARRELAESMLSRVLPAAVALLSARDRLWLYLCDVLTLTPETAATLLEDAPEGYERARAALRTALRRYLTPGQFALLEFGLSDEQIRTHLQQALSRLLQPPPGSLRTELLNLGGGEEVTVSEVRTRSVARHPATRMLVAVLIVLLAGLLGWLAWQGTRPASSPSPARPSDLIRRSVELAASLTVEQPLTRPAEAERYLARQGWRVVVPDIADARLVGLAQAPVLPDLSVPVLLFEDRTSGRTLAVYLYSYALLDRYRDRLTLNPDVLRQIEEEQHFDLHVLGRQQVLVWRYRDDIYVAVTEGDAAALRERIAFPS; encoded by the coding sequence ATGAATTCCCCGAAGGCCACACCGCGGGCGTTGCTTGCCCATCTGGACGAACTCTACCGGCTGGCGCAACTGCTGACGTCAGACGCTGAGGCGGCCGCCCGGCTGGTTCGTGACGTGTACCGGGAAGCGCTGGCGTCGCCGCCACCGGCCGATCAGGCCCGGACCTGGCTGGTGGCACGCCTGCTCCACCACGCCCGGCTCGCCGAAAGCACCGACGAGCCCGTACTGACCGCCCGCCGGGAGCTGGCCGAAAGCATGCTGAGCCGGGTGCTCCCGGCCGCCGTAGCGCTGCTTTCGGCACGCGACCGGCTCTGGCTCTACCTGTGCGACGTGTTGACGCTTACGCCCGAGACGGCCGCCACGCTGCTGGAAGATGCACCGGAAGGATACGAGCGGGCCCGCGCGGCGCTTCGTACGGCCCTCCGGCGATACCTGACGCCCGGTCAGTTCGCCCTGCTGGAGTTCGGGCTGTCCGACGAGCAGATCCGCACGCACCTGCAGCAGGCCCTGAGCCGTCTGCTGCAACCGCCGCCGGGCTCGTTGCGCACGGAGCTGCTGAACCTGGGCGGTGGCGAAGAAGTGACGGTTTCCGAAGTACGGACCCGCTCCGTCGCGCGCCATCCGGCCACACGCATGCTCGTGGCTGTGCTGATCGTGCTGCTGGCCGGCCTGCTGGGATGGCTGGCCTGGCAGGGTACGCGTCCTGCCAGTTCACCTTCCCCCGCCCGGCCGTCCGATCTGATCCGCCGCTCCGTCGAACTGGCCGCCTCGCTGACCGTCGAGCAACCGCTGACGCGCCCCGCCGAAGCCGAGCGCTACCTGGCCCGGCAGGGCTGGCGCGTGGTTGTCCCCGACATCGCCGATGCCCGGCTCGTCGGCCTGGCGCAGGCGCCGGTACTTCCGGACCTGAGCGTGCCCGTACTGCTCTTTGAAGACCGCACCAGCGGCCGCACGCTGGCCGTTTATCTCTACAGTTATGCGCTGCTGGATCGCTACCGGGATCGGCTGACGCTCAACCCGGACGTGCTCCGCCAGATCGAGGAAGAGCAGCACTTCGACCTGCACGTGCTCGGCCGCCAGCAGGTGCTCGTCTGGCGCTACCGGGACGACATCTACGTGGCCGTCACCGAAGGCGATGCCGCCGCCCTCCGCGAGCGGATCGCCTTCCCGTCATAA